In the genome of Dolichospermum flos-aquae CCAP 1403/13F, one region contains:
- a CDS encoding HEPN domain-containing protein, with amino-acid sequence MSERELNPLIIKYATCLEALFNSREGGISEQISEFTAHVVGKRKDERMNIYSNIKKLYSLRSNAVHGGSVVSRLDSEFLSDIMLICESALLQMAYLSQESYYQNPKGYEKFVQYILKEYRFF; translated from the coding sequence ATGTCTGAAAGAGAATTGAATCCCTTAATCATCAAATATGCTACTTGTCTTGAAGCATTATTTAATAGCCGTGAAGGTGGAATAAGCGAACAGATATCTGAGTTCACTGCTCATGTAGTTGGTAAAAGAAAAGATGAAAGAATGAATATCTACAGTAATATTAAGAAACTGTATAGCTTAAGATCCAATGCTGTACATGGAGGCTCTGTGGTAAGTCGTCTGGATAGTGAGTTTTTATCTGACATTATGTTAATATGCGAATCTGCTTTGCTTCAAATGGCATATCTTTCTCAAGAAAGTTACTATCAAAATCCAAAAGGATACGAAAAATTTGTGCAATATATTCTTAAAGAATATAGGTTTTTTTGA